A single Streptomyces mirabilis DNA region contains:
- a CDS encoding ABC transporter substrate-binding protein — translation MRTSTRTRYRHFAPFVIITSTALLLTACGSGSDDTTGSAANAAAAKADKIPTTDVVSDITKDEAAAKLLPSGVTSLTVAVAVGGTPPGTTYLDDGKTLTGQDVDFADAVAKVLGIELKTEQASFEAILPALDSGKYDFGASNFGVTDERRKTIDFVTYINDGQGFATRKDSKLAKITDLEQLCGLNVATGAGTTFEATLEENKKVCTDAGKKAYKVQTYSEQGAIWSSLQQGRSNIVMSTINGLRYAVTQQQGVKFLNEFHRLDVGFAFKKDTKLAPAFQAAVNKLIADGTYDRILKKWGTTGSAIEKSQVSPPELKN, via the coding sequence ATGCGTACGTCCACGCGTACCCGTTATCGGCATTTTGCTCCCTTTGTCATCATCACCTCGACGGCCCTGCTCCTCACTGCATGCGGCTCCGGCTCGGACGACACGACCGGCAGCGCGGCGAATGCGGCGGCGGCCAAGGCCGACAAGATCCCCACCACGGACGTCGTCTCGGACATCACGAAGGACGAGGCCGCGGCCAAACTGCTCCCGTCCGGCGTCACCAGCCTCACCGTGGCGGTCGCCGTCGGCGGTACGCCACCCGGCACGACGTACCTGGACGACGGCAAGACGCTGACGGGCCAGGACGTCGACTTCGCGGACGCCGTGGCCAAGGTGCTCGGCATCGAGCTCAAGACGGAACAGGCCAGTTTCGAGGCGATCCTGCCGGCCCTGGACAGCGGCAAGTACGACTTCGGCGCCAGCAACTTCGGCGTGACCGACGAACGGCGCAAGACGATCGACTTCGTCACCTACATCAACGACGGCCAGGGGTTCGCCACCCGCAAGGACAGCAAACTCGCCAAGATCACCGACCTCGAGCAGCTGTGCGGCCTGAACGTCGCGACCGGCGCGGGCACCACCTTCGAGGCGACGCTGGAGGAGAACAAGAAGGTCTGCACCGACGCCGGCAAGAAGGCGTACAAGGTGCAGACCTACAGCGAGCAGGGCGCGATCTGGTCCTCACTCCAACAGGGCCGCAGCAACATCGTGATGAGCACCATCAACGGCCTGCGCTACGCCGTCACCCAACAGCAGGGCGTCAAGTTCCTCAACGAGTTCCACCGCCTCGACGTCGGCTTCGCCTTCAAGAAGGACACCAAGCTCGCCCCCGCCTTCCAGGCGGCGGTGAACAAGCTGATCGCGGACGGCACGTACGACAGGATCCTCAAGAAGTGGGGGACGACGGGTTCGGCGATAGAGAAGTCGCAGGTCTCGCCGCCGGAACTGAAGAACTAG